One genomic region from Pseudomonas hormoni encodes:
- the ung gene encoding uracil-DNA glycosylase, whose translation MTADDRIKLEPSWKEALRAEFDQPYMAELRNFLQQERAAGKEIYPPGPMIFNALNSTPLDKVKVVILGQDPYHGPGQAHGLCFSVQPGVPAPPSLVNIYKELKRDLNIDIPNHGYLQSWAEQGVLMLNTTMTVERANANAHKDKGWQFFTDRIIEVVSQQQPHLVFMLWGAHAQSKQKLIDATKHLVLTSVHPSPLSAYRGFLGCGHFSRTNKFLEQNGETPIEWRLPPV comes from the coding sequence ATGACTGCTGACGACCGTATCAAACTCGAACCGAGCTGGAAGGAGGCACTGCGTGCTGAGTTCGACCAGCCTTACATGGCAGAGTTGCGCAATTTCCTGCAACAGGAGCGCGCGGCGGGCAAGGAAATCTATCCTCCGGGACCGATGATTTTCAACGCGCTTAATTCGACGCCGCTGGACAAGGTCAAAGTGGTGATACTCGGTCAGGACCCGTATCACGGCCCGGGCCAGGCCCATGGCTTGTGCTTCTCGGTGCAACCGGGCGTGCCGGCGCCGCCGTCGCTGGTGAACATCTATAAAGAGCTGAAGCGCGACTTGAACATCGACATCCCCAATCACGGCTACCTGCAGAGCTGGGCCGAGCAGGGCGTGTTGATGCTCAATACCACCATGACCGTTGAGCGCGCCAACGCCAATGCGCACAAGGACAAGGGCTGGCAGTTTTTTACCGATCGGATCATTGAAGTGGTCAGCCAACAGCAACCGCATCTGGTGTTCATGCTGTGGGGCGCGCATGCCCAGAGCAAGCAGAAACTGATCGATGCGACCAAGCATCTGGTGCTGACGTCGGTGCATCCGTCGCCGCTGTCCGCTTATCGCGGTTTCCTCGGCTGCGGGCACTTCAGTCGGACCAACAAGTTTCTTGAGCAGAATGGCGAGACGCCGATCGAGTGGCGGTTGCCGCCGGTTTAG
- a CDS encoding putative urea ABC transporter substrate-binding protein produces the protein MLKLRLPALLAAAFAAFVSVSSQAAQKDHFSVCWTIYAGWMPWEYAGSQGIVDKWAKKYGIKIDVVQLNDYVESINQYTAGQFDGCTMTNMDALTIPAAGGVDSTALIVSDFSNGNDGIVLKGDGKKVSDLKGMDVNLVELSVSHYLLARALDSVDLTEKDLKVVNTSDADISAAFNTDQVNAVTTWNPMLSDIKAKPGVTEVFNSSQIPGEIMDMMVVNSATLKDNPALGKALTGAWFEVVELMNAKNAASKTALEHMAKASGTDLAGFQAQLDTTKLFATPKEALGFATSKQLPETMRKVAEFSFQHGLLGEGAKDTSAVGMAFANGVTSGDKTNLKLRFDPSYVQMAADAKL, from the coding sequence ATGCTCAAGCTTCGTTTACCCGCCCTCCTCGCCGCTGCGTTCGCAGCCTTCGTGAGCGTCTCGTCCCAGGCTGCGCAAAAAGACCACTTCAGCGTCTGCTGGACCATCTACGCCGGTTGGATGCCCTGGGAGTACGCAGGCAGCCAAGGCATCGTCGATAAATGGGCGAAGAAGTACGGCATCAAGATTGATGTGGTGCAGCTCAACGACTACGTCGAATCCATCAACCAATACACCGCCGGCCAGTTCGACGGCTGCACCATGACCAACATGGACGCGCTGACCATTCCGGCGGCCGGTGGCGTCGACAGCACCGCGTTGATCGTCAGCGACTTCTCCAACGGCAACGACGGCATCGTGCTCAAGGGCGACGGCAAGAAAGTCAGCGACCTCAAGGGCATGGACGTCAATCTGGTGGAGCTGTCGGTTTCCCACTACTTGCTGGCCCGCGCGCTTGATTCAGTCGATCTCACCGAGAAAGACCTGAAAGTGGTCAACACCTCCGACGCCGACATCTCGGCGGCGTTCAACACCGACCAGGTCAATGCCGTCACCACCTGGAACCCGATGCTCTCGGATATCAAGGCAAAACCCGGTGTGACCGAAGTCTTCAACTCCAGCCAGATCCCCGGCGAAATCATGGACATGATGGTGGTCAACAGCGCCACTCTCAAAGACAACCCGGCCCTGGGCAAAGCGCTGACCGGCGCCTGGTTCGAAGTGGTCGAGTTGATGAACGCGAAAAACGCCGCCAGCAAAACGGCCCTCGAACACATGGCCAAAGCCTCCGGCACCGACCTCGCGGGTTTCCAGGCGCAACTCGACACCACCAAATTGTTCGCCACGCCGAAAGAAGCCCTGGGGTTCGCCACCAGCAAGCAACTGCCGGAAACCATGCGCAAGGTCGCCGAGTTTTCCTTTCAGCACGGCTTGCTCGGTGAAGGCGCCAAGGACACCAGCGCCGTCGGCATGGCCTTCGCCAATGGTGTGACCAGCGGCGACAAGACCAACCTCAAGCTGCGCTTCGACCCGAGTTACGTGCAGATGGCCGCCGACGCCAAGCTGTAA
- a CDS encoding urea amidolyase associated protein UAAP1 — translation MTDSTQLFPPFAEEMLPGGGHRSFVLKRGQLLRLTDLRGGANVSLTLLNANEKTERLNLPDSLKCQHTAKLTTGHCLYSDMGRVLVAITADTCGWSDSLGGVLCAEEVAEKYGAGRYQELRNGFFRNGTDNLLVELGKWGLGLSDLLMTLNLFSRVNVDEAGRFHFVEGNSKAGDYIELYAPMDTLVVLTALQHPMDPSPEYAPKPLKLSWMNADASVAEHCRTSRPENERGFINTDRLFA, via the coding sequence ATGACTGATTCGACCCAACTGTTCCCGCCCTTCGCCGAAGAAATGCTCCCCGGTGGCGGCCATCGTTCCTTCGTCCTGAAACGCGGCCAACTGCTGCGCCTCACCGACCTGCGCGGCGGCGCCAACGTCAGCCTGACGCTGCTCAACGCCAATGAAAAAACCGAGCGTCTGAACCTGCCCGACAGCCTCAAATGCCAACACACCGCCAAGCTCACCACGGGTCATTGTCTGTACTCGGACATGGGCCGGGTGCTGGTGGCGATCACCGCCGATACCTGCGGTTGGAGCGACAGCCTCGGCGGCGTGCTCTGCGCTGAAGAGGTCGCGGAAAAATACGGCGCGGGACGCTATCAGGAACTGCGCAACGGTTTCTTCCGCAACGGCACCGACAACCTGTTGGTGGAACTCGGCAAGTGGGGTCTGGGCCTGTCGGATCTGCTGATGACCCTCAACCTGTTCAGCCGCGTGAATGTCGATGAGGCCGGGCGTTTCCACTTCGTTGAAGGCAACTCCAAGGCCGGCGACTACATCGAGTTGTACGCACCGATGGACACGCTGGTGGTGCTCACCGCGCTGCAACACCCGATGGACCCGTCGCCAGAATACGCACCGAAACCCTTGAAGCTGAGCTGGATGAACGCCGACGCCAGCGTCGCCGAACACTGCCGCACTTCGCGCCCGGAAAACGAGCGCGGCTTCATCAACACCGACCGTCTGTTCGCCTGA
- the uca gene encoding urea carboxylase: MFEKVLIANRGAIACRILRTLRELHVNGVAVYSEADAASLHILQADEAHSLGEGAAAGTYLAVDKILAIAKATGATAIHPGYGFLSENAAFAEACEAADIAFIGPTPEQLRVFGLKHTARALAKQHGVPMLEGTELLDSLDAALIAGEQVGYPVMLKSTAGGGGIGMRVCRSAAELSESFEAVKRLGQNNFSDAGVFIEKYIQRARHLEVQVFGDGRGEVIALGVRDCSVQRRNQKVLEETPAPNLPEGMAEALCAAAIKLAKAVNYRSAGTVEFVFDSEDQRFYFLEVNTRLQVEHGVTEQVWGVDLVRWMVELAAGDLPPLSVLSQGLKADGHAIQARLYAEDPGRDFQPSPGLLTAVNFPAADGKQLRIDTWVEAGCEIPPYFDPMIAKVICWAPTREEARADLHQALGDSLLYGVETNRDYLRQILLDTPFASGQPWTRCLEHLVYQANTFEVLSAGTQTSVQDYPGRLGYWAVGVPPSGPMDSRALRLGNLLLGNEEGDAALEITMSGPLLRFNCDAVVAITGAVIPLALNGETVAMNTALLIPAGATLSLGTIAGAGARSYLCLRGGLQVPDYLGSKSTFTLGQFGGHGGRALRAGDVLHVPALNDRSAGEQLSEIAELPAVRQIRVIYGPHGAPEYFTENYIGTFFATQWEVHFNSSRTGVRLIGPKPEWVRADGGEAGLHPSNIHDNPYAIGAVDFTGDMPVILGPDGPSLGGFVCPVTVIEADLWQLGQLKAGDKVQFLPVDLKTARSLATHRFCGEGACSRSSAKHSPIAECSVPEATGLQDLGPLRDPARASSLATGNVYPQGIVSPVVLDLGQGDTRLVARLSGDTHLLLEIGAPELDLVLRFRAHALMQALESKTLHGVIDLTPGIRSLQVHYQPEQLPLTDLLGIVAGEWDAVCAAKDLQVPSRIVHLPLSWDDPACQLAIEKYMTTVRKDAPWCPSNLEFIRRINDLPNLDEVQRTVFDASYLVMGLGDVYLGAPVATPLDPRHRLVTTKYNPARTWTAENSVGIGGAYMCVYGMEGPGGYQFVGRTLQMWNRYREVAAFDGKPWLLRFFDQIRFYPVSADELLRIRRDFPLGRFDLNIEHSQLNLADYQAFLAKEAETIAAFREQQQGAFNAERERWIASGQAHFDSEETAPETTEDAPLASGEMSVDSHIAGNLWQVQVQTGSRVAAGDVLVILESMKMEIPLLAPMAGVVREIRVQPGSAVRAGQRVVVLELD; the protein is encoded by the coding sequence ATGTTCGAAAAAGTCCTGATTGCCAACCGTGGCGCCATTGCCTGCCGCATCCTGCGCACCCTGCGTGAACTGCACGTCAACGGCGTCGCCGTGTACTCCGAAGCCGATGCCGCGAGCCTGCACATTCTGCAAGCCGATGAAGCCCACAGCCTCGGTGAAGGCGCAGCGGCCGGCACCTACCTGGCGGTCGACAAAATCCTCGCCATCGCCAAGGCCACCGGCGCCACGGCGATCCATCCCGGCTACGGTTTCCTTTCGGAAAACGCCGCGTTCGCCGAAGCCTGCGAAGCCGCCGACATCGCCTTCATCGGTCCGACGCCAGAACAGCTGCGCGTGTTCGGCCTCAAACACACCGCGCGTGCATTGGCCAAACAACACGGCGTGCCGATGCTCGAAGGCACCGAGTTGCTCGACAGCCTCGACGCGGCGCTGATCGCCGGTGAACAGGTCGGTTACCCGGTGATGCTCAAAAGCACCGCTGGCGGTGGTGGCATCGGCATGCGTGTGTGCCGCAGTGCGGCCGAGTTGAGCGAATCCTTTGAAGCGGTGAAACGCCTCGGCCAGAACAATTTCAGCGATGCCGGGGTGTTCATCGAGAAGTACATCCAGCGCGCACGGCACCTGGAAGTTCAGGTGTTCGGCGACGGTCGCGGTGAAGTGATCGCCCTCGGCGTACGCGATTGCTCGGTGCAGCGCCGCAACCAGAAAGTTCTCGAAGAAACCCCGGCGCCGAACCTGCCCGAAGGAATGGCCGAAGCGCTTTGCGCCGCTGCGATCAAACTGGCAAAAGCCGTGAATTACCGCAGTGCCGGCACCGTGGAATTCGTCTTCGACAGTGAAGACCAGCGTTTCTACTTTCTGGAAGTGAACACCCGTTTGCAGGTAGAGCACGGCGTCACCGAACAGGTGTGGGGCGTGGATCTGGTGCGCTGGATGGTGGAACTGGCGGCCGGGGATTTGCCGCCGTTGAGCGTGTTGAGCCAGGGCTTGAAAGCCGACGGCCATGCGATTCAGGCACGGCTGTATGCGGAAGACCCGGGGCGTGATTTTCAGCCGAGCCCCGGTTTGCTGACCGCAGTGAACTTCCCTGCAGCCGACGGCAAACAGCTGCGCATCGACACCTGGGTCGAGGCCGGTTGCGAGATTCCGCCGTACTTCGATCCGATGATCGCCAAGGTCATTTGCTGGGCGCCGACTCGCGAAGAAGCGCGTGCCGATCTGCATCAAGCATTGGGCGACAGCCTGCTCTACGGTGTGGAAACCAACCGCGATTACCTGCGGCAGATTTTGCTCGATACGCCGTTCGCCAGCGGTCAGCCGTGGACCCGCTGCCTCGAGCATCTGGTCTATCAGGCCAACACGTTTGAAGTGCTCAGCGCCGGTACGCAGACCAGTGTTCAGGACTACCCCGGACGCCTTGGGTACTGGGCCGTAGGCGTGCCGCCATCGGGGCCGATGGACAGTCGCGCGCTGCGCTTGGGCAACCTTTTGCTGGGTAACGAAGAAGGCGACGCCGCCCTGGAAATCACCATGAGCGGGCCGTTGCTGCGCTTCAATTGCGACGCCGTGGTGGCGATCACTGGGGCAGTGATTCCGCTGGCGTTGAACGGTGAAACCGTCGCGATGAACACGGCGCTGCTGATTCCCGCCGGTGCCACGCTGAGCCTCGGGACGATTGCCGGTGCGGGCGCTCGCAGCTATCTGTGCCTGCGCGGCGGTCTGCAGGTGCCGGATTATCTGGGCAGTAAAAGTACCTTCACCCTTGGCCAGTTTGGCGGGCATGGTGGTCGGGCGTTGCGCGCGGGTGACGTGTTGCATGTGCCTGCCTTAAACGACCGAAGCGCCGGCGAACAACTGTCTGAAATCGCTGAACTGCCTGCCGTGCGGCAGATTCGGGTGATCTACGGCCCGCATGGCGCACCGGAATACTTCACCGAAAACTACATCGGCACTTTCTTTGCGACTCAGTGGGAGGTGCATTTCAACTCCAGCCGCACCGGCGTGCGATTGATCGGGCCGAAGCCGGAATGGGTGCGCGCTGATGGTGGTGAAGCGGGGCTGCATCCGTCGAATATTCATGACAATCCGTATGCCATTGGCGCGGTGGATTTCACCGGGGACATGCCGGTGATTCTCGGGCCGGACGGTCCGAGTCTGGGTGGGTTTGTGTGCCCGGTGACGGTGATCGAGGCGGATCTTTGGCAGCTTGGGCAGCTCAAGGCTGGCGACAAAGTCCAGTTCCTCCCCGTCGATCTCAAAACCGCCCGCTCACTGGCAACGCATCGCTTTTGTGGCGAGGGAGCTTGCTCCCGCTCGAGTGCGAAGCACTCGCCGATAGCAGAATGCAGTGTGCCTGAAGCAACCGGGTTGCAGGATTTGGGGCCGCTTCGCGACCCAGCGCGAGCAAGCTCGCTCGCCACAGGAAATGTGTACCCACAAGGGATCGTGTCGCCGGTGGTGTTGGATTTGGGTCAGGGGGATACGCGGTTGGTTGCACGTCTTTCGGGCGATACGCATTTGCTCCTGGAAATCGGTGCGCCGGAACTTGACCTTGTTTTGCGCTTCCGCGCCCACGCCCTCATGCAAGCCCTGGAAAGCAAAACCCTGCACGGCGTAATCGACCTCACCCCGGGCATCCGTTCACTGCAAGTGCACTACCAACCCGAACAACTGCCGCTGACCGATCTGCTCGGCATCGTCGCCGGTGAATGGGACGCAGTGTGCGCCGCCAAGGACCTGCAAGTACCGTCGCGCATCGTTCATTTGCCATTGTCCTGGGACGACCCGGCCTGCCAGTTGGCGATCGAGAAATACATGACCACCGTGCGCAAGGACGCGCCGTGGTGCCCAAGCAATCTGGAGTTCATCCGCCGCATCAACGACCTGCCGAACCTCGACGAAGTGCAGCGCACGGTGTTCGACGCCAGTTATCTGGTCATGGGGTTGGGCGACGTTTACCTAGGCGCACCGGTCGCCACCCCGCTCGACCCGCGTCACCGTCTGGTGACCACCAAGTACAACCCGGCCCGCACCTGGACCGCGGAAAACTCGGTGGGCATCGGTGGCGCCTACATGTGCGTGTACGGCATGGAAGGTCCCGGCGGTTATCAGTTCGTCGGTCGTACGTTGCAGATGTGGAACCGCTACCGCGAAGTCGCCGCGTTCGATGGCAAACCGTGGCTGCTGCGCTTCTTCGACCAGATCCGTTTCTACCCGGTGAGCGCTGATGAACTGCTGCGCATCCGCCGGGATTTCCCGCTCGGTCGCTTCGATTTGAACATCGAGCACAGCCAGTTGAACCTCGCGGATTACCAGGCGTTCCTGGCGAAAGAAGCCGAGACCATCGCCGCGTTTCGCGAGCAGCAACAAGGCGCGTTCAACGCCGAGCGCGAGCGCTGGATCGCCAGCGGCCAGGCGCATTTCGACAGTGAAGAAACGGCCCCGGAAACCACCGAAGACGCACCGCTGGCCAGTGGTGAAATGAGCGTCGACAGCCACATCGCCGGCAACCTCTGGCAGGTTCAGGTGCAGACCGGCAGCCGCGTGGCCGCCGGTGATGTGCTGGTGATTCTGGAGTCGATGAAGATGGAGATTCCGCTGCTCGCGCCCATGGCCGGCGTGGTGCGCGAGATCCGCGTGCAACCGGGTTCGGCGGTGCGCGCCGGACAGCGCGTCGTGGTGCTGGAACTCGACTGA
- a CDS encoding ABC transporter ATP-binding protein, with protein MSFITVKNVWQQYADQVVLEGLNLNVNEGEFCTLVGASGCGKSTFLRLLLGQERASRGEILLDGQALAGEPDSSRGVVFQRYSVFPHLTVLDNVALGLELPRSPLLGRLFGSAKKEAREQASVLLHKVGLGHSLDKYPAQLSGGMQQRLAIAQALIMKPRVLLLDEPFGALDPGIRKDMHALLLELWRETQLTVFMVTHDLSEGFSLGTRLLVFDKVRVDPHAPGAYGARITYDIPLNSDRRAHSKAVDALPATLAGTLVSLRGI; from the coding sequence ATGAGCTTCATCACGGTAAAAAACGTCTGGCAGCAATACGCCGATCAGGTGGTGCTCGAAGGCTTGAACCTGAACGTCAACGAAGGTGAGTTCTGCACCCTGGTCGGCGCGTCCGGTTGCGGCAAATCGACCTTCCTGCGGCTGCTACTCGGTCAGGAACGCGCCAGTCGCGGCGAGATTCTGCTGGATGGCCAGGCCCTGGCCGGCGAGCCGGATTCGAGCCGTGGCGTGGTGTTCCAGCGCTACTCGGTGTTCCCGCACCTGACGGTGCTGGACAACGTCGCCCTTGGCCTCGAACTGCCGCGCTCGCCGCTGCTTGGGCGGTTGTTCGGCAGCGCTAAAAAAGAGGCGCGAGAACAGGCTTCGGTGCTGCTGCACAAAGTGGGGCTCGGCCACTCGCTGGACAAGTACCCGGCGCAGCTCTCCGGCGGCATGCAGCAACGGTTGGCCATCGCCCAGGCGTTGATCATGAAACCCCGCGTGTTGCTGCTCGACGAACCGTTCGGCGCCCTCGATCCGGGCATCCGCAAAGACATGCACGCCTTGCTGCTGGAGCTGTGGCGCGAGACGCAACTGACGGTGTTCATGGTCACCCACGACCTGTCCGAAGGTTTCAGCCTCGGCACCCGTTTGCTGGTGTTCGACAAGGTCCGCGTCGACCCGCACGCCCCCGGCGCCTATGGCGCGCGCATCACCTACGACATCCCTTTGAACAGCGACCGCCGCGCCCACAGCAAAGCCGTCGATGCCTTGCCGGCAACGCTTGCAGGCACGCTCGTATCGCTTAGAGGAATCTGA
- a CDS encoding ABC transporter permease → MRLINRHPDRPSRLLLVILPFALVLFAYFMGSAERLTDNPNDKLLPSAVQMTDAVKRLAFTADSRTGEYVLWQDTASSLRRLAIGLGISALAGLCLGIAAGTLPLFGAPLSPLLTVLSMVPPLAILPILFIVFGLGELSKVMLIVIGITPCLARDLEQRAREIPVELLIKAQTLGASTWTLMLRVVLPQLLPRLLISLRLMLGSAWLFLIAAEAIASTDGLGYRIFLVRRYLAMDVILPYVVWITLLAWLMDWGLKRLTQRAFPWYEGARA, encoded by the coding sequence ATGCGCCTGATCAATCGCCACCCGGATCGTCCGAGCCGCCTGTTGTTGGTGATCCTGCCGTTCGCCCTGGTGCTGTTCGCCTACTTCATGGGTTCGGCCGAGCGGCTGACGGACAACCCCAACGACAAACTGTTGCCGAGCGCGGTGCAGATGACCGACGCGGTAAAGCGCCTGGCGTTCACCGCCGACAGTCGCACCGGCGAATACGTGCTTTGGCAAGACACCGCGTCCAGCTTGCGTCGGCTCGCGATCGGCCTCGGCATCAGCGCGCTGGCCGGGCTGTGCCTGGGCATCGCCGCCGGGACGTTGCCGCTGTTTGGCGCGCCTTTGTCGCCGCTGCTGACGGTGCTGTCGATGGTGCCACCGCTGGCGATCCTCCCGATTCTGTTCATCGTGTTCGGGCTGGGGGAATTGTCGAAAGTGATGCTGATCGTGATCGGCATCACCCCGTGCCTGGCGCGGGATCTGGAACAGCGCGCCCGGGAAATTCCGGTGGAGTTGCTGATCAAGGCCCAGACCCTCGGCGCTTCAACCTGGACGCTGATGCTGCGTGTGGTGCTGCCGCAATTGCTGCCACGCCTGCTGATCTCGCTGCGGCTGATGCTCGGTTCGGCGTGGTTGTTCCTGATCGCTGCCGAAGCTATCGCTTCCACCGACGGCCTTGGTTACCGGATTTTCCTCGTGCGTCGTTACCTGGCGATGGATGTGATTCTGCCGTACGTGGTGTGGATCACCCTGCTCGCCTGGCTGATGGATTGGGGGCTCAAGCGCCTGACCCAACGCGCGTTCCCCTGGTATGAAGGAGCCCGCGCATGA
- a CDS encoding urea amidolyase associated protein UAAP2: MSLAIATAQKHPETAVYRATIPAGEPWLMEVKAGQTLRILDLEGNQAVDTLFYSVANPKERYDVQRTLRRQNSVYLSTGSVLYSNLGKPMLTIVADTCGRHDTLGGACAQESNTVRYALEKRYMHSCRDNYLRACVHDGRLGKGDIGPNINFFMNVPVTADGGLTFEDGISAPGKYVDLRAEMDVIVLISNCPQLNNPCNAYNPTPAELLVWN; encoded by the coding sequence ATGTCACTTGCAATCGCTACCGCTCAAAAGCATCCAGAAACGGCGGTCTATCGCGCCACCATCCCCGCCGGCGAACCGTGGCTGATGGAAGTCAAGGCCGGCCAGACCCTGCGCATCCTCGACCTGGAAGGCAATCAGGCCGTCGATACCTTGTTCTACAGCGTCGCCAACCCGAAAGAACGCTACGACGTGCAACGCACCTTGCGCCGGCAAAACAGCGTCTACCTGAGCACCGGTAGCGTGCTCTATTCCAACCTCGGCAAACCGATGCTGACCATCGTCGCCGACACCTGCGGTCGCCACGACACCCTCGGCGGTGCCTGCGCGCAAGAGAGCAACACCGTGCGTTACGCGCTGGAGAAACGCTACATGCACAGCTGCCGCGACAACTACCTGCGCGCCTGCGTCCACGACGGGCGACTGGGCAAGGGCGACATTGGGCCGAACATCAATTTCTTCATGAACGTACCGGTCACGGCGGATGGCGGGCTGACCTTTGAAGACGGGATTTCGGCGCCGGGAAAGTACGTTGATTTACGGGCGGAGATGGATGTGATTGTGCTGATTTCAAACTGTCCGCAGCTGAACAATCCGTGCAATGCCTACAACCCTACGCCTGCGGAGTTATTAGTATGGAACTGA
- a CDS encoding AbrB family transcriptional regulator, translating into MSDRTPFKAWWGTPLVGALGGYLASLVGWPLPWMVGSLLAIILVRCLTPWQLAEIPGGRKCGQWVVGIGIGLHFTPVVMEQVLSHFGLIFFGALVTSLSAIVGVWLMRRTGEDRATAFFSSMPGGSGEMVNLGARNGAVLSRVAAGQSLRVLVVVLCVPAAFKYLLGDGAPIAHPTAVNWWWLALLFPAGALAAWLWERLRQPNPWLFGPLLVSAAVSIGWDLHIGLPHGGSQIGQWLIGSGLGCHFNRQFFRRAPSFMGRTLIGTVLTMLIATAAALGLSALTHLDLRSLTLGMMPGGIAEMSLTAETLQLSVPLVTAMQVMRLLFVLFLAEPLFKYWNRVPEQP; encoded by the coding sequence ATGTCTGATCGAACACCGTTCAAAGCCTGGTGGGGTACGCCGCTGGTCGGCGCGCTGGGCGGTTACCTGGCCAGCCTGGTCGGCTGGCCGCTGCCGTGGATGGTCGGCTCGTTGCTGGCGATCATCCTGGTGCGCTGCCTGACGCCCTGGCAACTGGCGGAAATCCCCGGTGGCCGCAAGTGCGGCCAGTGGGTGGTCGGCATCGGCATCGGCCTGCACTTCACCCCGGTGGTGATGGAGCAGGTGCTGAGTCACTTCGGTCTGATTTTCTTCGGTGCGTTGGTCACCAGCCTCTCGGCCATCGTCGGGGTCTGGTTGATGCGGCGCACCGGTGAGGATCGCGCCACGGCGTTCTTCTCCAGCATGCCCGGCGGCTCCGGGGAGATGGTCAACCTCGGCGCACGCAATGGCGCGGTGCTCAGTCGCGTAGCGGCCGGGCAAAGTCTTCGGGTGCTGGTGGTGGTGCTGTGTGTGCCGGCCGCCTTCAAGTATTTGCTGGGTGACGGTGCGCCTATCGCTCATCCGACGGCCGTCAACTGGTGGTGGCTGGCCCTTCTATTCCCGGCGGGCGCGTTGGCAGCCTGGCTTTGGGAACGTCTTCGTCAACCCAATCCGTGGCTGTTCGGCCCGTTGCTGGTGAGTGCAGCGGTGAGCATTGGCTGGGATTTGCATATTGGCTTGCCCCATGGGGGCAGCCAGATTGGCCAATGGCTGATCGGCAGCGGCCTGGGCTGTCACTTCAATCGGCAGTTTTTCCGGCGGGCGCCTTCGTTTATGGGGCGGACCTTGATCGGAACGGTGCTGACGATGTTGATCGCCACCGCGGCAGCGCTCGGGTTGAGTGCGCTGACACATCTGGATTTGCGTTCGCTGACCCTGGGCATGATGCCCGGCGGGATCGCGGAGATGAGCCTGACGGCGGAGACCTTGCAATTGTCGGTGCCGTTGGTGACGGCGATGCAGGTGATGCGGTTGTTGTTTGTGTTGTTTCTGGCGGAGCCGTTGTTCAAGTATTGGAATCGGGTGCCGGAGCAGCCCTGA
- a CDS encoding enoyl-CoA hydratase/isomerase family protein, producing the protein MNLHFEELTGTDGARIGVASLDAEKSLNALSFPMINALRDQLDAWAKEPQIVCVLLRGKGAKAFCAGGEVRSLVEACRAHPGEVPPLAAHFFAAEYRLDFSLHTYPKPLICWGHGYVLGGGMGLLQGASIRIVTPSSRLAMPEISIGLYPDVGASWFLSRLPGKLGLFLGLTGAHMNGRDAIDLDLADRFLLDEQQEQLIEGLLQLNWQEQTPMQLNSLLKALQQEALAQMPEAQWLPRRQQIDELLDVSDVQCAWKAISQQRDSTDLLLSRAARTMSEGSPLTAHLVWEQIIRARHLSLAQVFQMEYTLSLNCCRHPEFSEGVRARLIDKDQKPHWHWPDINNVPDAVVEAHFHKVWEGRHPLADL; encoded by the coding sequence ATGAATCTGCACTTCGAAGAACTCACCGGCACCGACGGCGCTCGCATCGGCGTTGCCAGCCTGGATGCCGAAAAGTCCCTGAACGCCCTGTCCTTCCCGATGATCAACGCCCTGCGCGATCAATTGGACGCCTGGGCCAAGGAGCCGCAAATCGTCTGCGTATTGTTACGCGGCAAAGGTGCCAAGGCCTTTTGCGCCGGCGGCGAAGTCCGCAGCCTGGTGGAAGCCTGTCGCGCGCATCCGGGTGAAGTACCGCCGCTGGCCGCGCATTTCTTCGCGGCGGAATACAGACTGGACTTCAGCCTGCACACCTACCCGAAACCACTGATCTGCTGGGGCCACGGTTATGTGCTGGGGGGTGGCATGGGCCTGCTGCAAGGCGCAAGCATCCGCATCGTCACGCCAAGCAGCCGATTGGCGATGCCGGAAATCAGCATTGGTTTGTACCCGGATGTCGGCGCCAGTTGGTTTCTGTCGCGCCTGCCCGGCAAGCTCGGTCTGTTCCTCGGCCTGACCGGCGCGCACATGAACGGCCGGGATGCGATCGACCTGGACCTGGCCGACCGCTTTCTGCTCGATGAACAGCAAGAACAGCTGATCGAAGGTTTGCTGCAGTTGAACTGGCAGGAACAGACACCGATGCAGCTCAACAGTCTGCTCAAGGCCTTGCAGCAGGAAGCGCTCGCGCAAATGCCCGAAGCCCAGTGGCTGCCGCGTCGTCAGCAGATCGATGAACTGCTGGACGTCAGTGACGTGCAATGCGCCTGGAAGGCTATCAGCCAACAGCGCGATAGCACCGACCTGCTACTCAGCCGTGCTGCGCGGACAATGAGTGAAGGTTCGCCGCTGACCGCTCATCTGGTGTGGGAGCAGATCATCCGCGCCCGACACTTGTCGCTGGCGCAGGTATTTCAGATGGAATACACCTTGAGCCTCAACTGCTGCCGCCATCCGGAGTTCAGCGAAGGCGTGCGGGCGCGGTTGATCGACAAGGATCAGAAACCGCACTGGCATTGGCCAGACATCAACAATGTGCCGGATGCGGTGGTGGAGGCGCATTTTCACAAGGTTTGGGAAGGGCGGCATCCACTGGCGGATTTGTAA